The DNA region CGGGACGAAAACAATTCCGAAGGTGGACAAGATTGTCGGGCCGGGGAACATATACGTAGCCATGGCCAAGAAAGTTGTTTTCGGGGTGGTTGATATCGATATGATAGCAGGCCCAAGCGAAATCATCGTGCTGGCCGACGGGAAGGCGAATCCGGTGCTGGTGGCGGCGGATCTCCTGTCCCAGGCGGAACACGACCCGCTGACCTACCCCATTCTCGTAACGGATGACCGGGCGGTGATTGAAGCTGTGGTCGGCGAGATCTCCAGTCAGATGGCCTGTCTCCCCAGAAAAGAGATCGCCGCGCAGGCCATTGAGAACAATGGGTGCCTGATCCTTGTGCCGAATCTTCAAGAGGGTGTAAGCGTGGTCAACCGGTTGGCCCCGGAACACCTGGAACTGGTTGTTGAAGACCCCGATTCGGTCCTGGAAAAGGTCACATGCGCCGGGGCCATTTTCATGGGTCAATATACCCCCGAGGCGCTTGGGGACTACATGGCCGGGCCCAACCACGTACTTCCCACCGGCGGGACGGCGCGCTTCTTCTCTCCACTGGGAACCTACGACTTCATCAAAAAGAGCAGCATTATCCGTTTTTCCCGTGAGGCCCTGAAGGAGATGGCATCACAGGTAGCAGATTTGGCGCGCCTCGAGGGCCTGGAGGCCCACGCAAGGGCTGTTGACCTGCGCATCGATCCCGGGGCGATGAGAAAATGGGAAAGATGATCAAAGACCTTGTCCCCCGGGAAATACGGGACCTGTCGGCCTATCGTCCACCCGAAGGTGGTTTCGGGATCAGGCTTGACGCCAACGAAAGTCCGTTTCCCCTTCCCCCCGATGTGCAGACGAAAGTTGATTCTGCATTCAGGCAGGTCTTATCGAACCGATATCCCGACCCCTCGTCCCGTCGCCCGAGGGAAGCCTTTTCATGCCTTTTCGGGTGCGGCCCGGAGGAGGTCCTGGCCGGCAACGGTTCCGACGAGCTTATCTCTCTTATCCTGTGGACCTTCAGAAATACACGGGACACGTCGCGCCCCAGGATACTCATACCTGTCCCCACCTTCTCCATGTACTCAATCGCCGCAAGGGCCGCAGGGTACGATGTGGCGGGTGTTCCCCTTCAACGTGACCTTACCCTCGACCGGGCCGCGTTCCTGTCGGAAATCGCCGGGACCGATCCGGGCATCATCTTTTTGAGCAACCCCAACAACCCTACAGGGTCATTTTTCGGCAAAGAGGACATAGATGCCATCCTGGGAGCCAGCCGGGGGCTGGTGGTGGTTGACGAGGCCTACGGGGATTTTTCCGAGGAAAATTCGTGGGCATCGAGGATTGGGGATTACGGGAATCTCGCCGTCCTCCGGACTCTTTCCAAGGTGGGGGCCGCCGCCCTGCGATGCGGATTCCTGGTGGCGAATCCATCCCTCATCGGGGAGATTA from Deltaproteobacteria bacterium includes:
- the hisC gene encoding histidinol-phosphate transaminase; its protein translation is MIKDLVPREIRDLSAYRPPEGGFGIRLDANESPFPLPPDVQTKVDSAFRQVLSNRYPDPSSRRPREAFSCLFGCGPEEVLAGNGSDELISLILWTFRNTRDTSRPRILIPVPTFSMYSIAARAAGYDVAGVPLQRDLTLDRAAFLSEIAGTDPGIIFLSNPNNPTGSFFGKEDIDAILGASRGLVVVDEAYGDFSEENSWASRIGDYGNLAVLRTLSKVGAAALRCGFLVANPSLIGEINKVRSPFNVNAFTQAAAEVILEEFTGIREQISTVVKERVRVAGILKECGLEVFPSRANFLFVRAGDREEALWTFLKLHDIVVKFIAGNQVTGDALRVTIGTRAQNDMLAEKVKDFFREGDRG
- the hisD gene encoding histidinol dehydrogenase is translated as MRIVHYGKPGYEAAIQSLERRGQDIPEGIMARVNDIVEDVRIHGDAALIKYTERFDKVDLGTSGMEIGRDELARALDALSAEEHGLLETAASAIRDFHSRQKESTWTYEPKPGVTLGQKVTPIGKVGLYVPGGTAAYPSSVLMNAIPAKVAGVEELVMVVPTPMGKTNGVVLAAAAIVGVDRVFRVGGAQAVAALAFGTKTIPKVDKIVGPGNIYVAMAKKVVFGVVDIDMIAGPSEIIVLADGKANPVLVAADLLSQAEHDPLTYPILVTDDRAVIEAVVGEISSQMACLPRKEIAAQAIENNGCLILVPNLQEGVSVVNRLAPEHLELVVEDPDSVLEKVTCAGAIFMGQYTPEALGDYMAGPNHVLPTGGTARFFSPLGTYDFIKKSSIIRFSREALKEMASQVADLARLEGLEAHARAVDLRIDPGAMRKWER